One segment of Cellulomonas fulva DNA contains the following:
- the miaA gene encoding tRNA (adenosine(37)-N6)-dimethylallyltransferase MiaA → MTVSPPAGPLVVTVVGPTATGKSDLALELALALGGEVVNADALQLYRGMDIGTAKLAPDERRGVPHHLLDVLDPAQEASVADYQRWARAAIDDCHARGRRVVAAGGSGLYVRALLDHMEFPGTDAQVRAGLEDRVEAEGSRALHDELARLDPEAAAAIGPRNARRIVRALEVIALTGRPYSSALPQHVYEVPAVQIGLDCDRALLDERIAARTDRMYDAGLVEEVERLVAHGWGRTAARAVGYAEAVGLLRGELTPDEARAATSAGTRRLARKQMGWFGRDPRVHWLDAQDPDLVARALALVARADRGELGPATDDPAPRRSLGS, encoded by the coding sequence ATGACCGTGTCCCCGCCCGCCGGCCCCCTCGTCGTGACCGTCGTCGGGCCGACGGCGACCGGCAAGTCCGACCTGGCGCTCGAGCTCGCGCTGGCGCTGGGCGGCGAGGTGGTCAACGCCGACGCGCTGCAGCTGTACCGCGGGATGGACATCGGCACCGCCAAGCTCGCGCCGGACGAGCGCCGCGGGGTGCCCCACCACCTGCTCGACGTCCTGGACCCGGCGCAGGAGGCGTCGGTCGCGGACTACCAGCGGTGGGCCCGCGCGGCGATCGACGACTGCCACGCGCGCGGACGGCGTGTGGTCGCGGCCGGCGGGTCCGGCCTCTACGTGCGCGCGCTGCTGGACCACATGGAGTTCCCCGGCACCGACGCGCAGGTGCGGGCGGGCCTCGAGGATCGCGTCGAGGCGGAGGGCTCGCGGGCCCTGCACGACGAGCTCGCGCGCCTCGACCCTGAGGCCGCGGCGGCCATAGGCCCGCGCAACGCCCGTCGGATCGTGCGCGCCCTCGAGGTGATCGCCCTGACCGGCCGGCCCTACTCGTCGGCCCTCCCGCAGCACGTGTACGAGGTGCCGGCGGTGCAGATCGGGCTCGACTGCGACCGCGCGCTGCTCGACGAGCGCATCGCCGCCCGCACCGACCGCATGTACGACGCGGGGCTGGTCGAGGAGGTCGAGCGCCTCGTCGCGCACGGTTGGGGACGGACCGCGGCCCGCGCGGTGGGCTACGCCGAGGCCGTCGGGTTGCTGCGCGGCGAGCTGACGCCCGACGAGGCGCGCGCGGCGACGAGCGCCGGGACGCGGCGGCTCGCGCGCAAGCAGATGGGCTGGTTCGGTCGGGACCCGCGCGTGCACTGGCTGGACGCCCAGGACCCCGACCTCGTCGCGCGGGCGCTGGCGCTCGTCGCCCGGGCCGACCGTGGCGAGCTCGGCCCGGCGACGGACGACCCCGCGCCCCGCCGTAGTCTGGGCTCATGA
- the dapF gene encoding diaminopimelate epimerase — protein MTVTAGTSPTESSHAAPAASPTLHVTKGHGTQNDFVLVDDRDGVLELGATLVRALADRRAGVGADGVIRLVATQHVPEGAPLLASAPDARWFMDYRNADGSIAEMCGNGVRVFALYLDRLGLWPDGEELAVGTRSGVMRVRRVAVPAGVDDTAWFAFDIGRWHVPGGADAVAAGFDAEVAVAGLAVARPALGIDVGNPHTVLALRDEAELEAVDLTRAPQVHPVPPQGSNIELVVPLGESDVDGRTTARIRMRVHERGVGETRSCGTGAVAAAMAVRTWAGAGAPDDWLVDVPGGTVRVRSLPDGRAELAGPAVLVGEMDVDLAALLDR, from the coding sequence ATGACCGTGACCGCCGGGACCTCGCCCACCGAGAGCTCGCACGCCGCGCCCGCCGCGAGCCCGACGCTGCACGTCACCAAGGGGCACGGCACGCAGAACGACTTCGTCCTGGTCGACGACCGCGACGGCGTGCTCGAGCTCGGCGCCACGCTCGTGCGGGCGCTCGCGGACCGCCGTGCCGGCGTGGGCGCCGACGGCGTGATCCGGCTCGTCGCAACGCAGCACGTCCCCGAGGGCGCGCCGCTGCTCGCCTCCGCACCGGACGCGCGCTGGTTCATGGACTACCGCAACGCCGACGGGTCGATCGCGGAGATGTGCGGCAACGGCGTGCGCGTGTTCGCGCTGTACCTGGACCGGCTCGGCCTGTGGCCCGACGGTGAGGAGCTCGCGGTCGGGACGCGCTCGGGGGTCATGCGGGTGCGCCGCGTCGCCGTGCCGGCCGGGGTCGACGACACGGCGTGGTTCGCGTTCGACATCGGGCGCTGGCACGTGCCCGGGGGAGCGGACGCCGTCGCCGCGGGGTTCGACGCGGAGGTCGCGGTCGCCGGGCTCGCCGTGGCCCGGCCGGCGCTCGGGATCGACGTGGGCAACCCGCACACGGTGCTCGCGCTGCGGGACGAGGCGGAGCTCGAGGCCGTCGACCTGACGCGCGCGCCACAGGTGCACCCCGTCCCGCCGCAGGGCAGCAACATCGAGCTCGTCGTGCCGCTGGGCGAGTCCGACGTCGACGGGCGCACGACCGCGCGCATCCGGATGCGCGTCCACGAGCGCGGCGTCGGCGAGACCCGCTCCTGCGGTACGGGAGCCGTCGCGGCCGCCATGGCCGTGCGGACGTGGGCGGGCGCCGGCGCGCCGGACGACTGGCTGGTGGACGTCCCGGGCGGCACGGTCCGCGTGCGCTCCCTGCCGGACGGCCGCGCCGAGCTCGCGGGACCGGCGGTGCTCGTGGGCGAGATGGACGTCGACCTCGCCGCGCTGCTCGACCGGTGA
- a CDS encoding thioredoxin family protein, whose amino-acid sequence MATVPRARDGETERLTAADLGVPLGERATLVEFSSRFCQPCRAVRLLLERAVATTDDVRLVDLDVAQHTGLGERFVVTSTPTVLVLDASGTVRARATGVPSLAQVRAALASLGA is encoded by the coding sequence GTGGCCACGGTTCCGCGGGCGAGGGACGGGGAGACGGAGCGGCTGACGGCCGCCGATCTGGGCGTGCCGCTCGGCGAGCGCGCGACGCTCGTCGAGTTCTCCAGCCGGTTCTGCCAGCCGTGCCGAGCGGTGCGTCTGCTGCTCGAGCGCGCGGTGGCCACGACCGACGATGTGCGACTCGTCGACCTCGACGTCGCGCAGCACACGGGGCTCGGTGAGCGGTTCGTCGTCACGTCGACGCCCACCGTCCTGGTGCTCGACGCCTCGGGCACGGTGCGCGCGCGGGCGACGGGGGTGCCGTCGCTGGCTCAGGTCCGCGCCGCGCTGGCGTCCCTGGGCGCCTGA
- a CDS encoding MFS transporter, producing the protein MPDALVTDESRAAWRRLRPTTWAMCALVFLAAFESLAVTTIMPAVSLELHGAALYAVAFAAPLASGVVGMVAAGAWADRAGPARPLVAAASAFVAGLVVAGTAPTMAVLAGGRLLQGLGGGALTVVAYVVVARLYPGDLHPRVFAGFSAAWVVPSLVGPPVAGLVAEQADWRWVFLGVALLVPPIALVVLARVRGVGAPDPVAPEAPEPDRASPRTTSGASSGETAGAAGVATGGRRVAWATLAALAVLVLGISPELGGAATGTLAVVGVVGALAAARPLLPRGTLRAVRGLPAVVADRGLLAAGFFGAEVYLPYLLTRRYDVPPTFAGISLTAAAITWATASWVQGRLGSRLPHARAIRIGTAAVTVAIASAAVGAALRAPVGVLVSAWALAGAGMGLTYARQTVLVLRLSPPGAEGTNSSAISVADSIGASLALSVTGVLFTSVAHRGGPVPYATCLALAAVMALGSALVALRVQPHAERRRPGRAQAPPSAQAPRDASAART; encoded by the coding sequence GTGCCCGACGCCCTGGTGACCGACGAGTCGCGTGCGGCCTGGCGCCGCCTGCGGCCGACGACGTGGGCGATGTGCGCCCTGGTGTTCCTCGCGGCGTTCGAGAGCCTCGCGGTGACCACGATCATGCCGGCGGTCTCGCTCGAGCTCCACGGGGCCGCGCTGTACGCCGTGGCGTTCGCGGCGCCGCTCGCATCCGGCGTGGTCGGCATGGTCGCGGCGGGTGCGTGGGCCGACCGGGCCGGGCCGGCGCGACCCCTGGTCGCCGCAGCGTCCGCGTTCGTCGCCGGGCTCGTCGTCGCCGGGACGGCGCCTACCATGGCCGTGCTCGCCGGCGGCCGGCTGCTGCAGGGCCTCGGCGGCGGCGCGCTGACGGTCGTGGCGTACGTCGTCGTCGCTCGGCTGTACCCCGGTGACCTGCACCCGCGGGTGTTCGCCGGGTTCTCGGCGGCCTGGGTCGTCCCGTCCCTGGTCGGACCGCCCGTCGCGGGCCTCGTCGCCGAGCAGGCGGACTGGCGCTGGGTCTTCCTCGGCGTCGCGCTGCTGGTCCCGCCGATCGCTCTCGTCGTGCTCGCGCGCGTGCGCGGCGTCGGGGCACCGGACCCGGTCGCACCCGAGGCGCCCGAACCCGACCGTGCGTCGCCCCGGACGACGTCCGGCGCGTCGTCCGGCGAGACAGCCGGGGCGGCCGGGGTCGCGACCGGGGGCCGGCGCGTCGCGTGGGCGACGCTCGCCGCGCTCGCCGTCCTCGTGCTCGGCATCAGCCCGGAGCTCGGCGGGGCGGCCACCGGCACGCTCGCCGTCGTGGGCGTCGTGGGTGCGCTCGCGGCGGCGCGGCCGCTGCTGCCGCGCGGGACGCTCCGGGCCGTGCGCGGGCTGCCCGCCGTGGTCGCGGACCGCGGGCTGCTGGCCGCCGGCTTCTTCGGCGCCGAGGTGTACCTGCCCTACCTGCTGACCCGGCGCTACGACGTCCCGCCCACCTTCGCCGGGATCAGCCTGACCGCGGCGGCGATCACCTGGGCGACCGCGTCCTGGGTGCAAGGGCGGCTCGGCTCGCGGCTCCCGCACGCGCGGGCGATCCGGATCGGCACCGCGGCCGTCACGGTCGCCATCGCCTCCGCCGCGGTGGGCGCGGCGCTGCGCGCACCTGTCGGAGTCCTCGTGTCTGCGTGGGCGCTCGCGGGCGCGGGTATGGGGCTGACCTACGCGCGCCAGACCGTCCTTGTCCTGCGGCTGTCACCGCCGGGCGCGGAGGGGACCAACAGCTCCGCCATCTCGGTCGCGGACTCGATCGGCGCGTCTCTCGCGCTGTCGGTAACGGGCGTGCTCTTCACGTCCGTCGCCCACCGCGGCGGTCCGGTCCCCTATGCCACGTGCCTCGCGCTCGCCGCGGTCATGGCGCTGGGTTCCGCGCTCGTCGCCCTCCGTGTGCAACCCCACGCCGAGCGGCGTCGACCGGGCCGCGCGCAGGCCCCGCCCAGCGCTCAGGCGCCCAGGGACGCCAGCGCGGCGCGGACCTGA